In Capsicum annuum cultivar UCD-10X-F1 chromosome 7, UCD10Xv1.1, whole genome shotgun sequence, one genomic interval encodes:
- the LOC124885556 gene encoding uncharacterized protein LOC124885556, which translates to MTPRQQYPTTSNVYFLTPQSKTTTYLDLPVVHAFAVPPPPEAPTFDVHPQVVSPYSTRKSALNITGDLRYTFEPTFKLTDLYSDTYPPEFPPNTKKPIMTEEQEEMTRKLRSLKLAMKNLQGLGDYKRVSYKDLCMFLGVNLPPGFKMPKFEKYDRHGDLVAHLRCYCNQLKGAGGKEELLMAYFGESLSGLASEWFVDQDIDKWISWDDLANEFVQLFQYNVELIPDEKSLTNMKKKKKKKKKNIESFREYAIRWREQAARVKPPMKESKIVELFIQAQDETYYQHLLPTLGKLFIEVLKMGEMIEEGIKTGRIVSFAILKATTQAI; encoded by the coding sequence ATGACTCCgaggcaacaatatccaaccacttccaatgtttatttcctcactccccaatccaagactaccacatacttaGATCTACCTGTTGTTCACGCTTTTGCGGTGccacccccacctgaagctcctacttttgatgttcatccacaagttgtgtcTCCCTACTCTACAAGAAAGTCTGCATTGAATATTACTGGTGATCTGCGTTACACTTTTGAGCCTACATTTAAGTTGACTGATCTTTACAGTGACACTTacccgcctgaatttcctcctaacactaaGAAGCctattatgacagaagaacaagaggaaatgaccagaaaattgagaagtttgaaactggctatgaagaacttgcaaggacttggggatTACAAAAGGGTCTCATATAAagacttatgcatgtttctaggtgttaaccttcctcctggatttaaaatgccaaagtttgagaaatatgacagACATGGGGACCTAGTGGCACATTTAAGGtgctattgtaaccaattaaagggcgctggagggaaggaagaactactcatggcttatttcggggagagtctttcaggcctagcttcggaatggtttgttgaccaagacatcgataagtggattagttgggatgacctagctaatgaatttgtgcaactatttcaatacaatgtggagttgattcctgatgagaaatccctgactaatatgaagaagaagaagaagaagaagaagaagaatatcgAAAGTTTCAGAGAatatgcgattagatggcgtgaacaagctgctagggtgaaaccgccaatgaaagaaagtaagatagtggagctatttattcaagcgcaggatgaaacatattatcaacacttgttacctacattaggcaAGCTGTTCATTGAGGttcttaaaatgggggagatgatagaagagggaattaagactggccgcattgtgagttttgcaatattgaaagcgactactcaagcaatttaA